ACTTTCCCACTTAGCTCAAAGATGCAACGCTATCAACCTCGCCGAAGGCTTCCCGGACTTTCCCGCTCCAGCTCACCTCAAAAACGCTGCGGTTTCCGCCATCAATTCCGACTTCAACCAGTACAGGTTGCTAGAATTCCTAATATGCTAGAAAATACAATTGTCATAACATAATAATCTATGACTAACAAAACGCTACTGTTGTAAAACTAAGGCACGTGCAAGGAATTTGTGACCACTTGGCGGGAATTATGAAGGAAATGCATGGTTTAGATGTTGACCCTCAAACTGATATAGCCATCTGCTGTGGCCAAACTGAAGCATTTGCAGCCGCAATCTTTGCTGGTATTGTTCATACTCTTATGCTTTCATTTACAGTATAATTATTCTGTTTACTCCATGTTACTCGTTCCTTTTGTACAGTTATAGACCCGGGAGATGAAGTTGTGCTGTTTGATCCTTCATATGAAACTTATGAGGCCTGCATTAGAATGGCTGGAGGCGTTCCTGTGAGCACTCTGTTGTTCATAAGTGAGGTTGATAGTTATGGTTTTAAAATAATGGATCAGAGTGTTGCAGGTATTTGTAGCTCTTGATCCTCCGTACTGGACTTTGGATGCAAGCAAATTAATGGAATCTTTTACTGACAGAACGAAAGCAATTGTACTAAACAGGTTAGAGAAATCACTTGATAGAATTGATAAAGTGCATAGCATagattaaatatctttttccctaatgaatcaatttgaataaaatttgcACGACTTTCCGAACTTCAGAAAAAGATTTTCTGGATAGTCTCTGCTGGATCACTATGAAACTCTATAATCAACTGCCTACTCTAAGTCTGTAACTGTTTGTTTATTCAAGACTTGGATTCTACTTTGGAGGAAATTCAAGAATCGAAATAGTGGCATGCTAcaatctttatatttcttaagattGATTAAAATTTTGCAGAATGATGCCTTAAAcatcataaatttataacttaGCTGACATGAAGTGGCACAGTCCTCAGAATCCAACTGGAAAAGTTTTCTCCAAAGTCGAGCTTGAGACCATTGCCGGGGCATGCTGCAGAAGGGATTTCCTAGCTATAACTGATGAAGTATGGTAATCCttgtgctttttttttttctttttccttgttGTGGCAACTTTGGTTATTAAGTTGATGATAGATAGGGGAGCAGAAACATGTTTTTTATCAAATGGGAAGTGAAGAAAGCTTAAAAATTGCTAATGTTAGTTGGGGTGGTGCAAGTTTAGAGGTTCTTCTCTCGTTTCTCATGATGTTGTAATCTAAGGTGTATCTATCAAACTTGCAGTAACATATGCCCTAAGGTGACTTAAATCTCGAAAATATAAGGGATTTTTTTTCCACCTGCAGGTTTATGAGCATATAACATATGACAACATAAGACATATGCCCCTTGCCTCACTTCCGGGAATGCAAGAGCGGACCATCATCACTTCGTCCCTATCAAAAACTTTTAGTGTCACAGGTCTGACCAGAGTTCTTCTCTGAGTTGGTTCATACTGCAatatcttttccttttgtatgTGTTGTAAACCTGTGATAATATCCCTTTGTCATTTGTATCTTTAAGGCCTGACTTCTTTTCATCACTAACAGAAAATTAGTTCTTGTATATCATACCTGGAAAGAGAATCCTATAATGGGAACTGCATTCCTTCTGTATTTTAGAGTGAACTGGAGGTGCCCTAAGGGTATTCAAGCA
The Ricinus communis isolate WT05 ecotype wild-type chromosome 1, ASM1957865v1, whole genome shotgun sequence DNA segment above includes these coding regions:
- the LOC8265160 gene encoding probable N-succinyldiaminopimelate aminotransferase DapC, giving the protein MEKKLSSVARTFTPSPIQELSHLAQRCNAINLAEGFPDFPAPAHLKNAAVSAINSDFNQYRHVQGICDHLAGIMKEMHGLDVDPQTDIAICCGQTEAFAAAIFAVIDPGDEVVLFDPSYETYEACIRMAGGVPVFVALDPPYWTLDASKLMESFTDRTKAIVLNSPQNPTGKVFSKVELETIAGACCRRDFLAITDEVYEHITYDNIRHMPLASLPGMQERTIITSSLSKTFSVTGWRVGWAIAPAFFASAIRNIHVKITDSAPAPFQEAALTALRSPPEYFESLREDYESKRDYVVKLLSGVGFQIQFKPQGSFFLFAELPEISTLSDVEFVKKLIEQAGVVAVPGRGFFHTDLPVKSSSQANFNYQKRYVRFAFCKSRATLAAAAQNLGKLQML